A single window of Mycoplasma bradburyae DNA harbors:
- a CDS encoding DEAD/DEAH box helicase: MNKIYNWKDFIQKTLEQLKINEPTKIQKEAIPPIIDNKNIIGVAPTGTGKTLAFLLPILQNLDPELNLIQAVIIVPTRELGNQIKNVLDKFIKNNNTIKVRSFVGGAEFDKQIINIKNNPPHILISTPKRFNEALNHKVNWNLTSTKYLVYDEIDMLIDQGFINDLINTQEYLSNANNKLVITAFSATLHEDLINKIKRFIKNATPINVSGSIWVHENIKHYLIKNKSLDKLDSLHAIIKNIDPYLCLIFVNKISDIDEIKNWFEVQKIPYAVLHGKLDSRQRKQQFNLIKNQVVKYGIVSDLSSRGMDFQGVSHVISWNLPKDDIWYIHRSGRTSRSIYQGESYVLHDPNDEPIIKRLEQKKIIFIPLKINRDLSLTRYELIKTANKKTLDDKTAQEIKKILNKAPKKVQPGYKKKVKQQINKVKAKAKREAIEKKVKERLIAGYKRKNTKKN; this comes from the coding sequence ATGAACAAGATATATAATTGAAAAGATTTTATTCAAAAAACCTTAGAACAACTAAAGATTAATGAACCTACCAAAATTCAAAAAGAAGCAATACCACCAATAATTGACAATAAAAATATTATTGGTGTTGCTCCAACAGGAACTGGTAAAACATTAGCATTTTTATTACCGATCTTACAAAATTTAGATCCAGAACTAAATCTAATTCAAGCAGTTATCATTGTTCCTACAAGAGAACTTGGTAACCAAATTAAAAATGTATTAGATAAATTCATCAAAAACAACAACACAATCAAGGTTCGTTCTTTTGTTGGGGGGGCTGAATTTGATAAACAAATTATTAATATTAAAAACAACCCGCCACACATTTTAATCTCAACACCTAAACGGTTTAATGAAGCATTAAACCATAAGGTGAATTGAAATCTAACATCAACTAAATATCTTGTTTATGATGAAATTGATATGTTGATTGATCAAGGGTTTATTAATGATCTGATCAACACTCAGGAATATTTAAGTAATGCTAATAACAAGTTAGTGATTACAGCGTTTAGCGCCACTTTACACGAAGACTTAATCAATAAGATTAAACGTTTTATCAAGAATGCTACGCCTATTAATGTTTCGGGTTCGATCTGAGTTCATGAAAATATTAAACACTATTTAATTAAAAACAAGAGTCTAGATAAATTAGATTCTTTACATGCGATTATTAAGAATATTGATCCTTATCTATGTTTAATATTCGTTAATAAGATCAGTGACATAGACGAGATAAAAAACTGGTTTGAAGTTCAAAAAATTCCTTACGCAGTTTTACATGGAAAACTTGATTCAAGACAAAGAAAACAACAGTTCAACTTAATTAAGAATCAAGTTGTAAAATATGGAATCGTATCTGATCTGTCTTCTCGCGGAATGGACTTTCAGGGAGTTTCACACGTAATTTCATGAAACTTACCTAAAGATGACATCTGATACATTCACAGATCAGGAAGAACTTCAAGATCTATCTATCAAGGTGAATCATATGTTTTACACGATCCTAATGATGAACCGATCATTAAACGTCTAGAGCAAAAGAAGATTATTTTTATCCCTTTAAAAATTAATCGTGATTTAAGCTTAACAAGATACGAATTGATAAAGACTGCTAATAAGAAAACATTAGACGATAAAACTGCTCAAGAAATCAAGAAGATCTTAAATAAAGCGCCTAAAAAAGTACAACCTGGTTATAAGAAAAAAGTTAAGCAACAAATCAACAAAGTGAAAGCGAAAGCTAAACGTGAAGCGATTGAAAAGAAGGTTAAAGAACGACTAATTGCAGGTTATAAAAGAAAAAATACTAAAAAAAATTAA
- the eno gene encoding phosphopyruvate hydratase, giving the protein MAKNNSTSKNKKLEIKSVFAYQVFDSRGFPTVACEVILNDGSKGLAMVPSGASTGEKEALELRDGGTKYHGKGVSKAVNNINKKIAPAIIGCDASLQKEIDEEMIRIDGTSTKSKLGANAILAVSMAICRAAAESLKLPLYKYIAKKVAKIKSAEFILPVPMLNVINGGAHADNTIDFQEFMIMPVGAKTMAKALQIASEVFHSLQKILKSKKLNTNKGDEGGFAPNLKSAEEALDLMSQAVTEAGYTLGKDVAFALDCAASEFYNSEKKAYVFKKAVKAGILTEEKGTKTTEQLVDYLEELTNKYPIISIEDGLDENDWDGMKLLTERIGKKVQIVGDDTYCTNPELAAKGVSLSATNSVLIKLNQIGTLTETISTINIAKKANWTAVVSHRSGETEDSFISDLAVALSTGQIKTGSMSRSERIAKYNRLLAIEIELDKECKYLGNKTFYNLTPVKNTAKK; this is encoded by the coding sequence ATGGCAAAAAACAACAGTACTAGCAAAAACAAAAAATTAGAAATTAAGAGTGTTTTTGCTTACCAAGTATTTGACTCAAGAGGATTCCCGACAGTTGCTTGTGAAGTAATCCTTAACGATGGGTCTAAAGGATTAGCAATGGTTCCATCTGGAGCTTCAACAGGGGAAAAAGAAGCTTTAGAATTAAGAGATGGTGGAACTAAATACCACGGAAAAGGTGTTAGTAAAGCTGTTAACAACATTAATAAAAAAATTGCTCCAGCTATTATTGGATGTGATGCTTCATTACAAAAAGAAATCGATGAAGAAATGATTCGAATCGATGGTACTAGTACTAAATCAAAATTAGGTGCTAATGCTATCTTAGCAGTTTCAATGGCGATTTGTAGAGCTGCTGCTGAATCATTAAAATTACCTTTATACAAATACATTGCTAAAAAAGTTGCTAAAATCAAATCAGCTGAATTCATCTTACCAGTTCCAATGTTAAACGTTATTAACGGTGGAGCACATGCTGATAACACAATTGACTTCCAAGAATTTATGATTATGCCAGTAGGTGCTAAAACTATGGCTAAAGCATTACAAATTGCTAGTGAAGTTTTCCATTCATTACAAAAAATTCTTAAGTCTAAGAAATTGAATACTAACAAAGGTGACGAAGGTGGTTTTGCGCCTAACTTAAAATCAGCTGAAGAAGCTTTAGATTTAATGAGTCAAGCAGTTACTGAAGCGGGCTATACTTTAGGTAAAGATGTGGCTTTTGCTCTTGACTGTGCTGCTAGTGAATTCTACAACAGCGAAAAGAAAGCTTACGTTTTCAAAAAAGCTGTTAAAGCTGGCATCTTAACTGAAGAAAAAGGTACTAAAACTACTGAACAATTAGTTGATTACTTAGAAGAATTAACTAACAAATATCCTATTATTTCAATCGAAGATGGTTTAGATGAAAACGACTGAGATGGTATGAAATTACTTACTGAAAGAATTGGTAAGAAAGTTCAAATCGTTGGAGATGACACTTATTGTACAAATCCTGAATTAGCTGCTAAAGGTGTTTCATTATCAGCTACTAACTCAGTTTTAATTAAATTAAACCAAATCGGTACTTTAACTGAAACTATCTCAACTATTAACATTGCTAAAAAAGCTAACTGAACAGCTGTTGTATCGCACAGATCTGGTGAAACTGAAGACTCATTTATTTCAGATTTAGCTGTTGCTTTAAGCACAGGCCAAATTAAAACTGGATCTATGTCTCGTTCAGAAAGAATTGCTAAATACAACAGATTATTAGCGATCGAAATCGAATTAGACAAAGAATGTAAATACTTAGGTAATAAAACTTTCTACAACCTAACTCCAGTAAAAAATACTGCTAAGAAATAA
- a CDS encoding HIT family protein, with protein MTQSNCIFCKIINKEIEANIVCENELAIAFLDAFPVSNGHTLVIPKAHHKDFSSTPNEDMHAVTDLAQEVIKILKKSSLDVYGFNYVSNEGSIAGQEVFHYHLHIIPKYAAKEGFGFKTNKVNILDLKEVMEKIKN; from the coding sequence ATGACTCAATCAAATTGTATTTTTTGCAAAATTATCAACAAAGAAATTGAAGCTAATATTGTTTGCGAAAATGAATTAGCAATCGCTTTTCTAGATGCTTTTCCTGTGTCTAATGGTCATACATTAGTTATTCCCAAAGCTCATCACAAGGATTTTTCAAGCACACCTAATGAAGATATGCACGCAGTAACTGATCTAGCTCAAGAAGTAATTAAGATCCTAAAAAAATCTAGTTTAGATGTTTATGGATTTAATTATGTATCTAATGAAGGATCAATAGCTGGTCAAGAAGTATTTCATTATCACCTTCATATTATACCTAAGTATGCCGCTAAAGAAGGATTTGGCTTTAAGACTAATAAAGTAAATATCTTAGATCTTAAAGAAGTAATGGAAAAGATTAAAAACTAA
- a CDS encoding DUF5453 family protein, with product MKLRKWRNHYITFLANIFIFLGFIVNVLIIKIIDPINNQTTSIKPELMIIIALIGGLIGVSFIALDIKYFSKDFPYKKFHYDKKYTKLYIAGISITLANLMIGMLLVVLGVFYSNKADKLNANEIIENFNITKGLIYGSIAVVGFISIIAFTIIRLSRFYIELDLEKRKNNTDNTIKPVNSDDKPVIIGIDDGNDKNKIEDDSSSSIKKTDSTKPSAGLSEL from the coding sequence ATGAAACTACGTAAATGAAGAAATCATTACATTACTTTTTTGGCTAATATTTTTATTTTTTTGGGTTTTATTGTTAATGTTTTGATTATCAAGATCATCGATCCGATAAACAATCAAACAACATCAATCAAACCTGAATTAATGATCATTATTGCTTTAATTGGCGGTTTGATTGGAGTTAGTTTTATTGCTTTAGACATTAAATACTTTAGCAAAGACTTCCCTTATAAAAAATTCCATTACGATAAGAAATACACCAAGCTTTATATCGCAGGTATTTCAATTACACTAGCTAATTTGATGATTGGAATGTTATTAGTTGTCTTGGGCGTTTTTTATTCTAATAAAGCTGATAAACTTAATGCTAATGAGATTATTGAGAACTTTAATATAACCAAAGGGTTAATTTATGGTTCAATTGCTGTTGTAGGTTTTATCTCAATAATCGCTTTTACAATTATTCGCTTATCAAGATTTTATATTGAACTAGATCTTGAAAAAAGAAAAAATAACACTGACAATACAATCAAACCTGTTAATAGTGATGATAAACCTGTAATCATTGGTATTGATGATGGTAATGATAAAAATAAAATAGAAGATGATTCATCATCTTCTATTAAAAAAACAGATAGTACCAAACCATCAGCTGGTTTAAGTGAGCTTTAG
- a CDS encoding transcription antitermination factor NusB produces the protein MANQTNKRSQYRIRYDRLTFIYQALLLDLNLEQIYDKINQLEDQDDQTFLNNWTGYINQIPSLVSTHLKQTWSWNRLDYMIKALFNLIITEAKTVKTQKAILISQATKLMQEYGDLSSINLITAVLNKIL, from the coding sequence ATGGCTAATCAAACCAATAAAAGATCACAATATCGGATTAGATATGATCGTTTAACTTTTATTTATCAAGCTTTATTATTAGACCTTAATCTAGAACAAATCTACGATAAAATTAACCAATTAGAAGATCAAGATGATCAAACGTTTTTAAATAACTGAACAGGTTATATTAATCAGATCCCATCATTGGTATCAACTCATTTAAAACAAACCTGAAGTTGAAATCGTCTTGATTATATGATCAAAGCTTTGTTTAATTTGATTATTACTGAAGCTAAAACGGTTAAAACTCAAAAAGCAATATTGATATCTCAAGCAACTAAGTTGATGCAAGAATATGGTGATCTTAGTAGTATCAATTTAATAACAGCAGTTCTTAACAAGATTTTATAA
- the efp gene encoding elongation factor P: MASIIHAKDLRSGHTIFLNDQIYLVIENSFNKTAMREGIVKCKVKNLRTGAITTEVMTGMKLEQATIEKQKMSFVYQDQNSFVFMNNETYEQVEVPSKLLEYEKNFISEGTEVSIMRYEDEILGVNLPDQVVVEIEYAEDAVQGNSVNNALKKATLITGYVIEVPQFIKSKEKVIVSTIDGKYVSRAN; encoded by the coding sequence ATGGCATCAATTATTCACGCAAAAGACTTAAGAAGTGGTCACACAATTTTTTTAAATGACCAAATATATTTAGTTATTGAAAACTCATTTAACAAAACCGCAATGCGCGAAGGGATTGTTAAATGTAAAGTTAAAAACTTACGTACTGGAGCTATTACTACTGAAGTAATGACTGGTATGAAACTTGAACAAGCAACAATTGAAAAACAAAAGATGTCTTTTGTTTATCAAGATCAAAACAGCTTTGTTTTCATGAACAATGAAACATACGAACAAGTAGAAGTACCTAGTAAGTTACTAGAATACGAAAAGAACTTTATTAGCGAAGGCACTGAAGTATCAATTATGCGTTATGAAGACGAAATCCTTGGGGTTAATTTACCTGACCAAGTAGTAGTAGAAATCGAATACGCAGAGGATGCAGTTCAAGGTAATAGTGTTAATAACGCTTTGAAAAAAGCAACATTAATAACTGGTTATGTAATTGAAGTTCCTCAATTCATTAAATCTAAAGAAAAAGTAATCGTATCAACAATTGACGGAAAATATGTCTCAAGAGCTAACTAA
- a CDS encoding DUF3899 domain-containing protein, protein MGKSKPLKTGYSNYSNSYINKLNKNDLTDQKINNTINQNNLKYSKGWFGFCFCLIVVIVVLFVLLFVNRGFGVSKKTQILDAVTISSGIGFLFHAIGFINRQNIFMMLKFKFKKLGIFLSLKKQREKKDFLYDHDNASNYIKTYEDYLTYAKEKNKASFKVFYITFLIYGILFLISIILSFSLS, encoded by the coding sequence ATGGGTAAATCAAAACCGCTAAAGACAGGTTATAGCAACTATTCAAATAGTTACATTAATAAATTAAATAAAAACGATTTAACCGATCAAAAGATAAACAATACAATTAACCAAAACAACCTAAAATACTCTAAGGGTTGATTTGGTTTTTGTTTTTGTTTAATTGTCGTTATTGTAGTTTTATTTGTTTTATTATTTGTTAATCGGGGTTTTGGAGTTTCTAAAAAAACCCAAATCCTTGACGCAGTGACAATTTCAAGCGGAATCGGTTTTTTATTCCATGCAATCGGTTTTATCAATCGACAAAATATCTTTATGATGTTAAAGTTTAAATTTAAAAAACTGGGAATTTTTTTAAGTTTAAAAAAACAACGTGAAAAGAAAGATTTCTTATATGATCATGATAATGCTAGTAACTATATCAAGACGTATGAAGATTATTTAACTTACGCAAAAGAAAAGAATAAGGCTTCATTTAAAGTTTTTTACATAACTTTTCTGATATATGGAATTTTATTTTTAATTTCTATTATTCTTTCTTTCAGTTTATCTTAG
- a CDS encoding ATP-binding cassette domain-containing protein codes for MNPKKDNNEQQTLLDVADLSVVFNSRGSHFTAVNNVSFKVNKGDFFGIIGESGSGKSTIGKTLVRLNKASGGSINLDGRLIGNKKISRSDKSWLHQNAQMIFQDPMSSLNPIKTVLKLVSEPIMINKMIHKKAKELYKKLTYIRPYFHYSFKNKEFSLTYEYESNYFKKLAQNYHDGFKALSELKLSNNDFNTGYKEIVFLMDDISEKVQSNIELSKKYLTDYKNILYNFIKDYDNKQYEQVDLEFDQAKQEQAQKEKVLKYSQKVLDLKKQKENKKQELKDLINNFNEVYLFRNFSELLSWLTTVESEVKNFKHKMRFANDPLDYVYAGINYFWKKSELRIINSIKNDRYFEKEQLDLLIEKINEYFRNIFEPLVNIVINYSIELKKDILKTNIFYKQADCYFDLAKQLHKVINKKLDLSRLEEFNVYLDVVASNNKFIVENKYINNSFDEWKTTISNNFKAIITEINNHKDESQKIANEKNVDVYHLKKEINQLDQEIKKSYSAYQKNNKENEVNEVELAIRNTFDKKTKRDVIIENYKNKLPEVLSKREYLSEEVKKLREDYRKTKFRFSKLVNEKIHDLANQNKWKAKDVSLLMGAIKLRLKSMDTVDFEYKIVHKDKNIYRNLFLKLPKWLNWIYLFPLRSILIRDKVFDALSQVGLKPEHAYRYPHEFSGGQRQRIVIARALITDPKIVIADEPISALDVSIQAQIVNIMKEMVEKHGVTFLFIAHDLSMVNYACNNVIIMHRGRILERGSVDKIFKNPIHPYTKSLMKASPKLSNIHLDLASFDEGFNYNKDYSVINKPSYFKVSDNHEVFCTKEQFDLWVNQNR; via the coding sequence ATGAATCCTAAAAAAGATAATAACGAACAACAAACTTTATTAGATGTAGCTGATTTATCAGTTGTTTTCAACTCTAGAGGTTCGCATTTTACTGCTGTTAATAACGTTTCATTTAAAGTTAATAAAGGTGACTTTTTTGGAATCATTGGTGAATCTGGTAGTGGTAAATCAACAATTGGTAAAACTTTAGTTAGACTTAATAAAGCTAGCGGAGGTTCAATTAATCTTGATGGTCGATTAATTGGTAATAAAAAGATTTCAAGATCTGATAAATCTTGATTACATCAAAATGCTCAGATGATCTTTCAAGATCCAATGAGTTCGCTAAACCCAATCAAGACAGTTTTAAAGTTAGTTTCTGAGCCGATTATGATCAATAAAATGATTCATAAAAAAGCTAAAGAACTTTATAAAAAACTAACTTATATCCGTCCGTATTTTCATTATTCATTCAAGAATAAAGAGTTTTCATTAACTTATGAATATGAATCGAATTATTTTAAAAAACTAGCGCAAAACTATCATGATGGTTTTAAAGCTTTAAGTGAATTAAAGTTATCTAATAATGACTTTAATACCGGATATAAAGAAATTGTTTTCTTAATGGACGATATTTCTGAAAAAGTTCAGAGCAATATCGAGTTATCAAAAAAATACTTAACAGATTATAAGAATATTTTATATAACTTCATTAAGGATTATGATAATAAACAATACGAACAAGTAGATCTTGAATTTGATCAAGCTAAACAAGAACAAGCACAAAAAGAAAAAGTTCTGAAATACTCGCAAAAGGTATTAGATTTAAAAAAACAGAAAGAAAATAAAAAACAAGAACTTAAAGATCTTATTAATAACTTTAACGAAGTTTATTTATTTAGAAACTTTTCTGAACTTTTAAGTTGATTAACTACAGTTGAATCTGAAGTTAAGAACTTTAAACATAAGATGAGATTTGCTAATGATCCGCTTGATTATGTTTATGCTGGAATTAATTATTTCTGAAAAAAATCTGAATTAAGAATTATTAATTCAATTAAGAATGATCGTTACTTTGAAAAAGAACAATTGGATTTATTAATTGAAAAGATTAATGAATACTTTAGAAATATTTTTGAACCACTTGTAAATATCGTTATTAATTACTCAATTGAATTAAAAAAAGATATTTTAAAAACTAATATTTTTTACAAACAAGCTGATTGTTATTTTGATCTTGCTAAACAACTTCACAAAGTTATCAACAAGAAATTAGATTTATCAAGACTAGAAGAATTTAATGTTTATCTTGATGTTGTTGCGAGTAACAATAAGTTTATTGTTGAAAACAAATACATAAACAATAGTTTTGATGAATGAAAAACAACAATTAGTAATAATTTTAAAGCGATAATTACTGAAATTAACAATCACAAAGATGAATCACAAAAGATTGCTAATGAAAAAAATGTTGATGTTTATCATTTAAAAAAAGAAATCAATCAACTAGATCAAGAGATTAAGAAGAGTTATTCTGCTTATCAAAAAAATAATAAAGAAAACGAAGTTAATGAAGTTGAGTTAGCGATTAGAAATACTTTTGATAAGAAAACTAAACGTGATGTAATAATCGAAAATTACAAAAACAAATTACCAGAAGTATTATCTAAGCGCGAATACTTATCAGAAGAAGTTAAAAAACTTCGTGAAGACTACAGAAAAACTAAATTTAGATTTTCAAAATTAGTTAATGAAAAAATCCACGATTTAGCTAACCAAAACAAATGAAAAGCAAAAGATGTAAGTCTTTTAATGGGTGCGATAAAACTACGTTTAAAATCAATGGATACAGTTGATTTTGAATATAAGATTGTTCATAAAGATAAGAATATTTATCGCAATCTATTTTTAAAATTACCTAAATGATTAAATTGAATTTATTTATTCCCTTTAAGATCAATTTTAATCCGTGATAAAGTGTTTGACGCGCTTAGTCAGGTTGGTTTAAAGCCAGAACACGCATACAGATACCCACACGAATTTTCAGGTGGTCAGCGTCAAAGAATTGTGATTGCTAGAGCATTAATTACCGATCCAAAGATTGTAATCGCAGACGAACCGATTTCAGCGCTTGATGTATCAATCCAAGCTCAGATCGTTAATATTATGAAAGAGATGGTTGAAAAACATGGCGTTACCTTTTTATTCATTGCTCACGATCTATCGATGGTTAATTATGCATGTAACAATGTTATCATCATGCACAGAGGTAGAATTCTTGAGCGCGGTAGTGTTGATAAAATCTTTAAAAACCCAATCCATCCATATACTAAATCATTAATGAAAGCTTCTCCTAAGTTATCAAACATTCACCTAGATCTAGCTTCATTTGATGAAGGATTTAATTACAATAAAGATTACTCAGTTATTAACAAACCATCATACTTCAAAGTATCTGATAATCACGAAGTTTTCTGCACGAAAGAACAATTTGATTTATGGGTAAATCAAAACCGCTAA
- a CDS encoding ABC transporter ATP-binding protein translates to MQLKKRYLITNEDKKLKENFMLDIRNLNVSFKTKDGMLQAVRGVNISARKGQIIGIIGESGSGKSVCVKSLIGFNDNSKTVADNLNLDDIDISKIKNRDWSSLRGEYVTYIPQDPLLSLNPTKKIGAQIKEALVIAEKRKYRQEVLEIKEKYLEEKQKLDQELDKQPSSNELLKKLDGLKTDYNNKLDKAKAAYKNEKSAKAIKAKIYQILEFIGINDIKNKVNAYPHEFSGGMRQRIVIGIAIASRPKLIIADEPTTALDVTIQAKVLDLIKKINQVYKVTVIFISHNIALVANFCEYIYVMYAGKIVEQGNIDDIFLDPRHPYTWALISSIPDEGIEGKLKSIPGSAPNLISPPKGDAFAARNEYATKLDFNQQPPLVEITKTHKAATWLLHPDAPKVQLPDLVKQKIEIYKQSLAKLEKQPIEEKTPEVIFNVFDTREKQ, encoded by the coding sequence ATGCAATTAAAAAAACGTTATTTAATAACCAACGAAGATAAGAAACTAAAAGAAAACTTCATGCTTGATATAAGAAATTTAAATGTTTCTTTTAAAACCAAAGATGGTATGCTTCAAGCTGTAAGAGGTGTTAATATCTCAGCAAGAAAAGGTCAGATCATAGGTATTATTGGTGAATCTGGTAGCGGTAAATCTGTATGTGTTAAATCCTTAATTGGTTTTAATGATAATTCCAAAACTGTTGCTGATAACCTTAATCTTGATGATATTGATATCAGTAAGATTAAAAACCGAGATTGATCTAGTTTACGTGGGGAGTATGTTACTTATATTCCTCAGGATCCTTTGTTATCACTTAATCCAACTAAAAAGATTGGTGCGCAAATTAAAGAAGCATTAGTAATTGCTGAAAAAAGAAAATACCGTCAAGAAGTTTTAGAGATTAAAGAAAAGTATTTAGAAGAAAAACAAAAACTAGATCAAGAGCTAGATAAACAACCTTCTAGTAACGAACTATTAAAAAAACTTGATGGATTAAAAACTGATTATAATAATAAGCTTGATAAAGCTAAAGCTGCTTATAAAAATGAAAAGAGCGCTAAAGCTATTAAAGCTAAGATTTATCAAATCCTTGAATTCATTGGTATTAATGATATTAAAAACAAAGTTAATGCCTATCCTCATGAATTCTCAGGGGGAATGAGACAAAGAATTGTTATCGGAATCGCAATTGCTTCAAGACCTAAATTAATTATTGCAGATGAACCAACTACAGCTTTAGATGTAACAATCCAAGCTAAGGTTCTAGACTTGATTAAAAAGATTAATCAAGTTTATAAAGTTACTGTTATCTTTATCTCTCATAACATTGCTTTAGTGGCTAACTTCTGTGAGTATATTTATGTGATGTATGCTGGAAAGATTGTTGAGCAAGGTAATATTGACGATATCTTCTTAGATCCTAGACATCCATATACTTGAGCGTTAATTTCTTCAATTCCAGATGAAGGAATTGAAGGTAAATTAAAATCAATTCCAGGTTCAGCGCCAAACTTGATTTCTCCACCTAAAGGTGATGCGTTTGCTGCTAGAAATGAATATGCAACAAAACTTGATTTCAACCAACAACCTCCGTTAGTTGAAATCACTAAAACACATAAAGCAGCTACTTGATTACTTCACCCAGACGCGCCTAAGGTTCAATTACCAGATTTAGTTAAGCAAAAGATTGAAATCTATAAACAATCTTTAGCTAAACTAGAAAAACAACCAATAGAAGAAAAAACTCCAGAAGTAATATTCAACGTATTCGATACCAGGGAGAAACAATAA
- a CDS encoding ABC transporter permease has translation MTIQELGAKYQFDKELFERVDVNEQLNKQSQVIGKPSNYIVDIIKRFFKNPAAAVFTVFLIILILLSIIAPIASPYDPINPIGIDDVFFNLPPRIFGLNPTKIARIPSVFLYMYDGVIVDQKDVGNGIVQITYHPYDLEQLRNIYPIFGTTQGGVDVWTNLWKAIQTSLGSALIVSVFATIIGVIYGSISGSFAGKWVDTVMMRIVEIISGLPTIILIIILAQIFVGSDGNVGGNLSLASLNAALISLYWTGPARITRIYIVKTKDAEYIQAARTLGASQWRIIFVHMIPNISGRLSVMFVNFIPVAIFVDSGLVFLGLKSSQDLSLGTILSSTYQNISSDLLHISLPPIIIFSLFTISLQIIANAINDAVDPRIIGRK, from the coding sequence ATGACAATACAAGAATTAGGCGCAAAATATCAATTTGATAAAGAATTGTTCGAACGAGTTGATGTTAATGAACAGTTAAATAAACAAAGTCAAGTAATTGGTAAACCAAGCAACTATATAGTTGATATTATTAAGAGATTTTTTAAAAACCCAGCAGCAGCTGTATTTACGGTGTTTTTAATTATCTTGATTTTATTATCAATAATTGCTCCGATAGCTTCACCTTATGATCCGATCAATCCGATTGGAATTGATGATGTTTTTTTCAATCTACCACCAAGAATCTTTGGTTTAAATCCTACTAAGATCGCTAGAATACCAAGTGTATTCTTATATATGTATGATGGTGTAATTGTTGATCAAAAAGATGTTGGTAATGGTATAGTTCAAATTACTTATCATCCTTATGATCTAGAACAATTAAGAAATATTTATCCGATCTTTGGTACTACTCAAGGTGGTGTTGATGTTTGAACTAACTTATGAAAAGCAATTCAAACATCATTAGGTTCTGCTTTAATAGTTTCTGTATTTGCGACAATCATTGGAGTAATCTATGGTTCTATTTCTGGTAGTTTTGCTGGTAAATGAGTAGATACAGTTATGATGCGAATTGTTGAAATCATTAGCGGGTTACCAACAATAATCTTGATTATTATTCTTGCGCAAATCTTTGTTGGTTCTGATGGTAATGTTGGAGGTAATTTAAGTCTAGCTTCATTAAATGCTGCTTTAATCTCTCTATACTGAACTGGTCCAGCTAGAATTACAAGAATTTACATCGTTAAAACAAAAGACGCGGAATATATTCAAGCAGCTAGAACATTAGGTGCTAGTCAATGAAGAATCATCTTTGTTCATATGATTCCTAATATCTCAGGTAGGTTATCTGTAATGTTCGTAAACTTTATTCCGGTAGCTATCTTTGTAGACTCAGGTTTAGTATTCCTAGGATTAAAATCATCTCAAGATTTATCATTAGGAACAATCTTATCTTCGACTTACCAAAACATCTCGTCTGATTTATTACATATATCATTACCACCGATCATTATCTTCTCGTTATTTACGATTTCATTACAAATCATTGCTAACGCAATTAATGACGCAGTAGACCCAAGAATTATAGGTAGAAAATAA